From Flavobacterium alkalisoli, the proteins below share one genomic window:
- a CDS encoding M3 family metallopeptidase — MSCHRENKAEAIGENNPLLAVYETPYEVPPFNEIENHHFKPAVMEAIQLQQNEIEAITANGAKATFANTIEALENSGNLLKRITTVFYNLNSANTNDTLQAIAQEIAPELSKNNDNIYLNEKLFNKVKTIWDNQIELKLSAEETKLLESKYKAFKRNGAALNDEDKDRLRKINEELSVLSLKFGDNVLAENNNFELVVENKAQLAGLPEEIVTAAAEEAEARGKKGKWVFTLHNSSVMPFLQYAKDRELRKKIWTAYQRRSDNGDKFDNRSNVVQLANLRMEKAKLLGYKNHAAYILEERMAKTPENVYKLLDEIWQPALKKAKQEEADIKKMMVADGINDNVQPYDWRYYTEKIRKQRYDLDEQELKPYFSLNNVREGIFTVTKKLYGLQYKQLTNVPVYHKDVTAWEVTDEAGMHIGILYMDFYPRASKKGGAWMTSYRKEKMEGGKRVAPIISIVCNFSKPTGNNPALLTFDETLTFFHEFGHALHGLLSNVKYESLSGTSVYTDFVELPSQIMENWAAEPEVLKMYAKHYKTGEVIPDELIEKLQKASTFDQGFATVEYLAASYLDLDYHTLTEPLTQNVVPFEEASMKKLGLPSSIIPRYRSTYFNHIFNGGYSAGYYSYIWSGVLDTDAFEAFKSTSLFDEQTARSFRINILERGGTADPMILYKQFRGAEPSIEPLLRKRGLDGKKATVQKPQTEETSL; from the coding sequence ATGTCCTGTCACAGAGAAAATAAAGCAGAAGCTATAGGAGAAAACAATCCGCTTCTTGCCGTTTATGAAACTCCTTATGAGGTTCCTCCATTTAACGAGATAGAAAACCATCATTTTAAGCCTGCAGTAATGGAGGCTATACAGCTACAGCAAAATGAAATAGAAGCTATTACCGCTAACGGCGCCAAGGCAACTTTTGCTAATACAATCGAGGCTTTAGAGAATTCAGGGAACCTACTGAAAAGGATTACCACTGTTTTTTACAACCTTAATTCAGCAAATACAAACGATACCTTACAGGCTATCGCACAGGAAATAGCTCCAGAACTGTCTAAGAATAATGATAACATTTACCTTAACGAAAAGCTTTTTAATAAGGTAAAAACCATTTGGGATAACCAAATAGAATTAAAATTATCGGCAGAGGAAACTAAACTTCTTGAAAGCAAATACAAAGCCTTTAAAAGAAATGGTGCTGCCCTTAATGACGAAGACAAGGATCGTTTAAGAAAGATAAACGAAGAACTATCTGTGCTTTCTTTAAAGTTTGGCGACAATGTGCTTGCCGAAAACAACAACTTTGAACTGGTTGTGGAAAACAAAGCCCAACTGGCAGGTTTACCGGAAGAGATTGTTACTGCTGCCGCAGAAGAGGCTGAAGCAAGAGGCAAAAAAGGAAAATGGGTATTTACATTACACAACTCAAGTGTAATGCCGTTCTTACAATATGCCAAAGACAGGGAACTGAGAAAAAAGATATGGACTGCTTATCAGAGAAGAAGTGATAATGGTGACAAGTTTGACAACCGCAGCAATGTGGTACAGCTTGCCAACCTTAGAATGGAAAAAGCAAAACTTTTAGGTTACAAAAACCATGCTGCTTACATATTGGAGGAAAGAATGGCTAAAACGCCTGAAAACGTATACAAACTGCTGGATGAAATATGGCAGCCTGCACTTAAAAAAGCAAAGCAGGAGGAGGCCGACATTAAAAAAATGATGGTTGCTGACGGCATCAATGACAATGTACAGCCTTATGACTGGAGATATTATACCGAAAAGATAAGAAAGCAACGCTATGACCTGGATGAGCAGGAACTGAAACCTTACTTTAGCCTTAACAATGTACGCGAAGGTATCTTTACGGTTACTAAAAAACTATATGGCCTGCAATACAAGCAGCTTACTAATGTACCGGTATACCATAAGGATGTTACCGCATGGGAAGTTACCGATGAGGCAGGTATGCATATAGGTATACTTTATATGGACTTTTACCCGCGTGCTTCTAAAAAAGGAGGTGCATGGATGACATCTTACCGTAAGGAAAAAATGGAAGGTGGCAAGCGTGTAGCTCCAATCATTTCTATAGTATGTAATTTCTCTAAGCCTACAGGCAACAATCCTGCCCTGCTTACTTTTGATGAAACACTTACTTTCTTCCACGAATTTGGACATGCATTACACGGATTACTGTCTAACGTAAAATACGAAAGCCTTTCGGGAACCAGTGTATACACCGATTTTGTTGAGCTACCGTCTCAAATAATGGAAAATTGGGCTGCAGAACCGGAAGTCCTTAAAATGTATGCCAAGCATTATAAAACCGGAGAGGTAATACCTGATGAACTGATTGAAAAACTACAAAAAGCTTCAACTTTTGACCAGGGATTTGCTACTGTAGAATATTTAGCTGCTTCTTACCTTGATTTGGATTACCATACACTTACCGAGCCACTAACACAAAATGTGGTTCCGTTTGAAGAGGCTTCAATGAAAAAACTGGGACTACCAAGTTCTATTATACCTCGTTACAGAAGCACTTACTTTAACCATATCTTTAATGGTGGATATTCGGCTGGATATTATAGCTATATATGGTCTGGCGTACTGGACACCGATGCTTTTGAAGCCTTTAAGAGCACATCGCTATTTGACGAACAGACAGCCAGATCTTTCCGAATCAATATACTTGAAAGAGGAGGTACTGCCGACCCTATGATACTATACAAACAGTTTAGGGGAGCTGAACCGTCTATTGAGCCACTACTAAGAAAAAGAGGGCTTGACGGCAAAAAAGCAACGGTACAAAAACCACAAACAGAAGAGACATCTCTATAA
- the mvaD gene encoding diphosphomevalonate decarboxylase — MLSEKDFIPKQYTSFVQTGSFEWSAPSNIALVKYWGKKENQIPANPSVSFTLNNCKTITKLGFEKKENNGSFSFNLLFEGKPKPDFRPKIEKFLQRVEEYLPFLKEYHFTIDTQNTFPHSSGIASSASGMAALAMNFMSLERLLNPDMDDAYFYNKASFLARLGSGSACRSVKGNVVVWGEHKDFEESSNLYGVTFPYVIHDNFKNYQDTILLVDKGEKQVSSTVGHDLMHGHPFAQQRFEQAHDNLSKIKEALVSGDLESFISITESEALTLHSMMMTSMPYFILMKPNTLEIINRVWKFRRETTIPVCFTLDAGANVHVLYPENDKVKVLEFIKNELVAYCQNSQYICDEIGNGAQQIA, encoded by the coding sequence ATGCTGTCTGAAAAGGATTTTATTCCTAAACAATATACCTCTTTTGTGCAAACCGGTAGTTTTGAATGGAGCGCGCCCAGTAATATAGCACTTGTAAAGTACTGGGGTAAAAAAGAGAACCAGATTCCCGCTAACCCTTCGGTTAGTTTTACCCTTAACAACTGTAAGACCATAACCAAACTAGGTTTTGAGAAGAAAGAGAACAACGGAAGCTTTTCGTTCAACCTGCTTTTTGAAGGAAAACCCAAGCCGGATTTTCGTCCTAAGATTGAAAAATTCCTGCAAAGGGTAGAGGAGTATCTTCCTTTCTTAAAGGAATATCATTTCACTATTGATACACAAAACACATTTCCGCACAGTTCGGGTATAGCATCTTCGGCTTCGGGTATGGCGGCTTTGGCCATGAACTTTATGAGTCTGGAAAGATTGCTAAACCCTGATATGGATGATGCTTATTTTTACAACAAGGCTTCGTTTTTGGCGCGCTTAGGTTCCGGCAGTGCCTGTAGAAGTGTAAAAGGCAATGTTGTGGTTTGGGGCGAACATAAGGATTTTGAAGAGAGCTCAAATCTGTATGGGGTAACATTTCCGTATGTAATTCATGATAACTTTAAAAACTATCAGGATACCATTCTGTTGGTAGATAAGGGAGAGAAACAGGTTTCAAGTACTGTTGGTCATGACCTTATGCACGGTCACCCATTTGCGCAACAGCGTTTTGAGCAGGCACATGATAATCTTAGTAAGATTAAGGAAGCATTGGTAAGTGGTGATCTGGAAAGTTTCATCAGTATTACCGAAAGTGAGGCCTTGACGCTGCACAGTATGATGATGACATCTATGCCTTATTTTATACTGATGAAGCCTAATACGCTGGAAATCATTAACAGGGTATGGAAGTTTAGAAGGGAAACTACTATTCCTGTATGCTTTACGCTCGATGCAGGTGCTAATGTGCACGTGCTGTATCCTGAAAACGATAAAGTGAAAGTTTTGGAATTTATTAAGAATGAATTAGTTGCCTATTGTCAAAACAGTCAGTACATTTGTGACGAAATTGGTAATGGTGCACAACAGATAGCTTAA
- a CDS encoding TspO/MBR family protein gives MTQAFRIIGMVLLCLAIGYLGSKITVESVQTWYPTLEKPSFNPPNWLFAPVWTTLYIIMGIAAGIVWNKITLDKDSVKRGMTFFFSQLGLNLLWSYLFFGLKNPLLGLFDIILLWLFIYETMAQFNKVSKTATYLFIPYMLWVSFATILNASIWWLNR, from the coding sequence ATGACACAAGCTTTCAGGATAATTGGAATGGTATTGCTTTGCCTTGCCATTGGATATTTAGGAAGTAAAATAACGGTTGAAAGTGTACAAACATGGTACCCAACACTTGAAAAACCAAGCTTTAACCCGCCTAACTGGCTGTTTGCACCAGTATGGACTACACTCTATATTATAATGGGTATTGCCGCCGGAATTGTATGGAACAAAATAACACTTGATAAAGATTCGGTAAAAAGGGGAATGACTTTCTTTTTTTCACAATTAGGACTTAACCTGTTGTGGTCATATCTTTTTTTCGGACTAAAAAACCCTTTACTGGGTTTATTTGATATTATATTACTGTGGCTTTTTATATATGAAACCATGGCACAATTTAACAAAGTAAGCAAAACAGCTACCTACCTGTTTATACCTTATATGCTTTGGGTAAGTTTTGCCACAATACTAAATGCCTCCATCTGGTGGCTCAACCGATAA
- a CDS encoding mevalonate kinase family protein: MKGPLFYSKILLFGEHGINKGSKGLAIPYNFYNGGLRLTDTDTELAKKSNEKLKGFVAYLEKMQQENPELVTFDFDSLHRNVESGMYFDSSIPQGYGIGSSGALVAAIYDQYANNKITVLENLTREKLMQLKQIFSKMESYFHGTSSGLDPLNSYLSLPILINSHDNIEATGIPMQNLEGKGAVFLLDSGIVKETAPMVQIFMESLKDKGFRNMVKTQFLKYTDACIDNFLHGDVKSLINNTKELSKVVFNNFKPMIPEGFHELWQKGIESNDYYLKLCGSGGGGYILGFTEDIDKAKNALQGHKVEVVYQF, from the coding sequence ATGAAAGGACCTTTATTTTATTCTAAAATACTTCTGTTTGGAGAACATGGCATTAACAAGGGCTCCAAAGGATTAGCTATTCCGTATAACTTTTATAACGGAGGCTTAAGGTTAACAGATACCGATACCGAGCTTGCAAAAAAATCGAATGAAAAACTAAAAGGCTTTGTTGCTTATCTTGAAAAGATGCAGCAGGAAAATCCTGAACTGGTAACGTTTGATTTTGACAGCTTACATCGCAATGTAGAATCAGGAATGTATTTTGACTCCAGTATACCGCAGGGTTATGGTATAGGGAGTAGTGGTGCGCTTGTAGCGGCTATTTACGACCAGTATGCCAATAACAAAATCACGGTTCTGGAAAACCTTACACGTGAAAAGCTAATGCAGCTTAAACAGATTTTCAGTAAAATGGAATCTTATTTTCACGGAACAAGCTCTGGGCTTGACCCGCTTAACAGTTACCTGAGCCTGCCTATACTTATCAATTCTCACGATAATATTGAGGCTACCGGTATACCAATGCAAAACCTTGAAGGTAAGGGGGCAGTATTTTTACTGGACTCCGGTATCGTTAAGGAAACAGCACCTATGGTACAAATTTTTATGGAAAGCCTTAAGGATAAAGGTTTCCGTAATATGGTAAAAACCCAGTTCCTTAAATATACAGACGCCTGTATTGATAATTTCCTTCACGGGGATGTAAAATCACTTATCAATAACACTAAAGAACTTTCTAAAGTGGTGTTCAATAACTTTAAGCCTATGATTCCGGAAGGTTTCCATGAGTTATGGCAAAAAGGTATTGAATCAAACGATTACTATCTTAAGCTTTGTGGTTCGGGAGGCGGAGGTTATATCCTTGGCTTTACCGAAGATATAGATAAGGCTAAAAATGCTTTACAAGGACATAAGGTAGAGGTGGTTTATCAGTTTTAG
- a CDS encoding NUDIX hydrolase, with protein sequence MSQNIKIAVDAVVFGYQQDTLYVLLIQQKFDGQESYWALPGGLVKDNESLISAVTRELKEETNVDINFMEQLYTFGDDLNRDSRNRVISVAYFALIDSSKTNIKADTDADKVQWFPVKDVPALAFDHNLILQRAIERLKAKLTYQPVGFDLLPKEFLFSDLENLYCTILEKEIDRRNFRKKILSFDIVEETDRFSEKKAGRPAKLFRFNSAKYKALEKGGFHFEIKFA encoded by the coding sequence ATGAGCCAAAACATAAAAATAGCTGTAGATGCAGTAGTCTTCGGTTATCAGCAGGATACTTTATATGTGTTGTTAATACAGCAAAAATTTGACGGTCAGGAATCGTATTGGGCCTTACCGGGAGGTTTGGTTAAAGATAATGAATCGCTTATAAGTGCAGTTACCCGTGAACTTAAAGAGGAGACTAATGTAGATATAAATTTTATGGAGCAGCTCTATACCTTTGGTGATGATCTTAACAGGGATTCAAGAAACAGGGTAATATCCGTAGCTTATTTTGCATTAATTGATTCTTCTAAAACCAATATAAAAGCTGATACTGATGCCGATAAGGTACAATGGTTTCCTGTTAAAGATGTTCCTGCACTCGCTTTTGACCATAATCTTATACTGCAAAGAGCCATTGAAAGGCTTAAAGCCAAGCTTACCTATCAGCCTGTTGGTTTTGATTTACTTCCCAAAGAATTTTTGTTTTCTGATCTTGAAAATCTTTATTGTACTATTTTAGAAAAAGAAATTGACAGGCGAAATTTCAGAAAGAAAATCCTTAGTTTCGATATTGTAGAGGAAACCGACAGGTTTTCCGAAAAAAAAGCCGGTCGTCCGGCAAAGTTATTTCGTTTTAACAGTGCTAAATATAAGGCATTGGAAAAAGGAGGATTCCATTTTGAAATAAAATTTGCGTAA
- a CDS encoding nicotinate phosphoribosyltransferase, whose protein sequence is MNPLLLTDGYKVDHRRQYPQGTTMVYSNWTPRKSRIQGVDEVVFFGLQYFIKKYVIEDFNLHFFGRPKDEVVKKYARRINNYLGDNQVGTAHIEALHDLGYIPMVFKALPEGASVPLRVPMFTMYNTLPEFFWLTNYFETLLSAVVWLPCNSATIAREYRKILDRYAAETSVAEEFVNWQGHDFSMRGMGGVEAAVTSAAGHLLSFTGTDTIPAIDFLEEYYNADSDKELIGGSVAATEHSVMCMGTNEGEYETFKRLICEVYPKGIVSIVSDTWDLWKVLQEYLPSLKNEIESREGRVVVRPDSGDPADILCGNPEGKTEAERKGVVELLWDIFGGVVNHKGYKELIPQIGAIYGDSITLERATNICERLKQKGFASTNVVLGIGSFTYQYNTRDTFGFAMKATYGDVKGEGREIFKDPVTDDGTKKSAKGLMKIDLVNGRYILRDQVSREEEKTGELKEVFRDGKLLKENTLAEIRERVKKKVAVDAI, encoded by the coding sequence ATGAATCCACTATTATTAACAGACGGATACAAAGTAGACCACAGAAGACAGTATCCTCAGGGTACAACAATGGTATATTCTAACTGGACACCAAGAAAATCCAGGATACAGGGTGTGGATGAGGTTGTGTTTTTTGGGTTACAGTATTTTATTAAAAAATATGTTATAGAAGATTTTAACCTTCATTTTTTTGGGAGACCAAAAGATGAGGTGGTTAAAAAATATGCCAGGAGGATAAATAATTATCTTGGTGATAATCAGGTAGGTACAGCTCATATAGAGGCATTACATGATTTGGGATATATCCCTATGGTTTTTAAGGCACTGCCTGAAGGCGCTTCAGTCCCGCTTAGGGTGCCTATGTTTACCATGTATAATACGCTTCCTGAGTTCTTTTGGTTAACCAATTATTTTGAAACTCTTCTTTCAGCTGTTGTATGGCTGCCTTGTAACTCGGCTACTATTGCGAGGGAATACAGAAAAATATTAGACAGGTATGCAGCGGAAACTTCTGTCGCGGAGGAATTTGTTAACTGGCAGGGGCATGACTTCTCTATGCGTGGCATGGGAGGGGTAGAAGCAGCTGTAACATCTGCAGCAGGGCATTTGTTAAGTTTTACGGGTACCGACACCATTCCGGCAATAGATTTTCTTGAAGAATATTATAATGCCGATTCTGATAAAGAGCTTATAGGAGGTTCGGTAGCTGCAACAGAGCATTCTGTTATGTGTATGGGTACTAATGAGGGCGAATATGAAACATTTAAAAGACTTATTTGTGAAGTATACCCTAAGGGTATAGTTTCTATAGTATCTGATACATGGGATTTATGGAAAGTGCTACAGGAGTATCTGCCAAGTCTTAAAAATGAGATAGAAAGTAGAGAAGGTAGAGTGGTTGTGAGGCCCGATAGTGGCGATCCTGCTGATATTTTGTGTGGTAATCCTGAAGGGAAAACCGAAGCAGAAAGGAAAGGAGTGGTAGAACTGTTATGGGATATTTTTGGAGGGGTTGTAAACCATAAGGGGTATAAAGAGCTTATTCCGCAAATAGGGGCTATTTATGGGGACAGTATAACCTTAGAAAGGGCTACTAATATTTGCGAAAGACTTAAACAGAAAGGTTTTGCTTCCACTAATGTGGTTTTAGGTATAGGCTCATTCACTTATCAGTATAATACAAGAGATACTTTTGGTTTTGCTATGAAAGCAACTTATGGTGATGTAAAAGGTGAGGGAAGAGAAATATTTAAAGATCCTGTAACTGATGACGGAACAAAAAAATCGGCTAAAGGACTTATGAAAATTGACCTTGTTAACGGCAGGTATATTTTAAGGGATCAGGTGAGTAGGGAGGAAGAAAAAACCGGAGAACTTAAGGAAGTTTTCAGGGATGGGAAATTGCTTAAAGAAAATACACTGGCAGAAATAAGAGAACGTGTAAAAAAGAAAGTTGCAGTTGATGCCATATAA
- a CDS encoding DUF4397 domain-containing protein, with product MKIRFFKAIMAAASLLLLGSCNVDDDYTYYYPSNNIALGIIANASPDSDGLFFYADQNDINQNPLEYTNAAGYYNFYLGDRTFSIQDSDGHELTTLDKTLTAGDFFTLFAVNNLDAIELIAYDDLLEYPAVNHAGIRFINLSPDAPAINIATETDDLATALEFKQATDFMEIPAGTYTITYTDDNDTTLYTDVDMVFTAGKIYTIYTKGYVTPPAGSEDTFSTKRMRNY from the coding sequence ATGAAGATTAGATTTTTTAAAGCAATAATGGCTGCCGCCTCATTGCTGTTGTTAGGATCATGTAATGTTGATGATGACTACACTTACTACTATCCAAGCAATAACATAGCATTAGGTATAATTGCCAATGCAAGTCCCGATTCTGACGGCCTCTTTTTTTATGCCGATCAGAATGATATAAACCAAAATCCCCTTGAATACACAAATGCTGCCGGGTATTATAACTTTTACTTGGGCGACCGTACTTTCAGCATTCAGGATTCTGACGGACACGAGCTTACAACTCTCGATAAAACACTAACTGCGGGAGACTTTTTTACCCTTTTTGCAGTAAATAACCTTGATGCAATTGAACTTATAGCCTATGACGATTTGTTGGAGTATCCGGCTGTAAATCATGCAGGAATTCGTTTTATAAACCTTTCTCCTGATGCACCTGCGATTAACATTGCTACCGAAACAGATGATCTTGCAACAGCCCTGGAATTTAAGCAGGCTACCGATTTTATGGAAATTCCGGCAGGAACATACACCATTACATATACTGATGATAATGATACTACACTATACACTGATGTAGATATGGTTTTTACAGCCGGAAAGATATATACCATATACACTAAAGGTTATGTAACACCTCCTGCAGGAAGTGAAGATACCTTTAGCACCAAAAGAATGAGGAACTATTAG
- a CDS encoding pseudouridine synthase, whose product MNNNNRRGNTSGNGGSDRKRTGSNTSRPGGNSKKPSFDKPASGDKKPYSNKPYEKKTAAPKPKTVKQSDELRLNKYIANSGMCSRRDADLYISSGNVKVNGQVVTEMGYKVKITDKVEFDGVKIIPEKKEYILLNKPKNFATSGDEGKDMRNVMELVRMATKASIQPIGRMDRNTTGLLIFTNDTDMVRKFNQPNQKSFKIYQVSLDKNLKFEDLEKISGGVTLDGHRLFIDEISYIDDQPKTEIGLKLRTPNVKVVRAIFESFKYDVLKVDRVSFAGLTKKNLPRGNWRFLTEQEVINLKNI is encoded by the coding sequence ATGAATAACAATAACAGGAGAGGCAATACATCCGGTAACGGAGGTAGTGACAGGAAGAGAACGGGCAGCAATACTTCACGTCCCGGCGGAAATAGTAAAAAACCATCATTTGATAAACCGGCATCTGGCGATAAAAAGCCTTATAGTAATAAACCTTACGAAAAGAAAACGGCTGCACCAAAACCTAAAACGGTTAAACAGTCGGATGAGCTTAGGCTTAATAAATATATAGCTAATTCAGGCATGTGCTCACGCAGGGATGCCGATCTTTATATCAGTTCAGGAAACGTAAAAGTGAACGGACAGGTTGTAACTGAGATGGGTTACAAAGTAAAGATTACCGATAAGGTTGAGTTTGACGGTGTTAAGATTATTCCTGAAAAAAAGGAATATATACTGCTTAACAAACCTAAAAACTTTGCTACATCCGGAGATGAGGGTAAAGACATGCGTAATGTTATGGAGCTTGTGCGTATGGCTACCAAAGCCAGTATACAGCCTATAGGAAGGATGGACAGAAATACCACAGGATTACTTATATTTACTAACGATACCGATATGGTACGTAAGTTCAATCAGCCAAACCAAAAGTCGTTCAAGATTTATCAGGTGTCTTTAGATAAAAATCTTAAGTTTGAAGACCTTGAAAAAATAAGCGGAGGTGTTACGCTTGACGGACACAGATTGTTTATAGATGAAATAAGCTATATAGACGATCAGCCAAAAACGGAAATAGGTCTTAAACTAAGAACGCCAAACGTAAAAGTGGTGAGGGCTATTTTTGAAAGCTTTAAGTATGATGTGCTGAAAGTGGATAGGGTATCTTTTGCTGGGCTAACCAAAAAGAATCTGCCAAGAGGTAACTGGAGGTTCTTGACAGAACAGGAGGTAATAAACCTTAAGAATATATAA
- a CDS encoding nuclear transport factor 2 family protein: protein MSNKEVEFIAIKWLEAFNAKKLDNLLELYDDAAEHFSPKLKIRRPETNGLVTGKAALRDWWQDAFDRLPTLHYKVRTLTACVDRVFMEYLRMVEGEEDMNVAEVLEIKDGKIIASRVYHG, encoded by the coding sequence ATGAGTAATAAAGAAGTAGAATTTATAGCGATTAAATGGCTGGAGGCTTTTAATGCCAAAAAGCTGGATAACCTTTTGGAACTGTATGATGATGCTGCCGAGCATTTCAGTCCGAAACTGAAAATAAGGAGGCCCGAAACCAACGGACTGGTAACCGGTAAAGCGGCTTTGCGTGACTGGTGGCAGGATGCTTTTGACAGGCTACCTACACTACACTATAAAGTTCGTACACTTACAGCCTGTGTAGATCGTGTTTTTATGGAATACCTTAGGATGGTAGAAGGAGAAGAGGATATGAATGTTGCAGAGGTACTTGAAATAAAAGACGGAAAGATTATAGCCTCAAGGGTATATCATGGCTAG
- the prs gene encoding ribose-phosphate diphosphokinase, whose translation MILNLDNTFSPLAGKEISFKAFTFYGGEPHIKIEPNFDVNQTVTITHRIKSFNDLGQLTVAADALKRIGVRSVNLFIPYFPAARQDRLMVAGEPLTVKIYADIINTMQFDKVMVFDPHSDVTPALLNNCEVISNHAYIKEVIKRIGNDVKLISPDGGALKKVYKLSEYLGGAEVVECSKSRDVKTGRLSGFKVYEDDLAGADCLIVDDICDGGGTFTGLAQALKDKNAGRLYLAVSHGIFSKGFEVFGEWFTTIFTTDSFTDINNPNVEQIKLKL comes from the coding sequence ATGATTCTTAATTTAGACAACACCTTTAGTCCGCTGGCGGGAAAAGAAATTAGCTTTAAGGCTTTTACCTTTTATGGCGGAGAACCACACATTAAAATTGAGCCCAATTTTGACGTTAATCAAACCGTAACCATTACCCATCGCATTAAATCGTTTAATGATTTAGGACAACTTACAGTTGCTGCCGATGCTTTAAAAAGAATTGGAGTAAGGAGTGTAAATCTTTTTATACCCTATTTTCCGGCAGCACGTCAGGACAGGTTAATGGTTGCAGGCGAACCCTTAACGGTAAAAATTTATGCCGATATTATCAATACCATGCAGTTTGATAAAGTTATGGTTTTTGACCCGCATTCTGATGTTACACCTGCACTTTTAAACAATTGTGAAGTGATTTCAAATCACGCCTATATAAAAGAAGTGATAAAAAGAATAGGTAATGATGTAAAACTGATTTCACCTGACGGGGGCGCACTTAAAAAAGTGTACAAGCTATCTGAATATCTTGGCGGTGCTGAGGTTGTGGAATGCAGTAAGAGCAGGGATGTAAAAACCGGAAGGTTATCTGGCTTTAAGGTGTATGAGGATGATTTGGCAGGAGCCGACTGCCTTATAGTAGATGATATTTGTGATGGTGGAGGTACTTTTACAGGGCTTGCACAGGCCTTAAAAGATAAAAACGCCGGAAGACTTTACCTAGCGGTAAGCCATGGTATTTTCAGTAAGGGTTTTGAGGTGTTTGGAGAATGGTTTACAACCATATTTACTACAGATTCCTTTACTGATATTAATAATCCAAATGTTGAACAAATAAAACTAAAGCTATGA
- a CDS encoding geranylgeranylglycerol-phosphate geranylgeranyltransferase codes for MASRKTRLTLMKILSLFSVVRGYNIPVIALAQYLSAVFILAPEQRALDVILDLDLFLIVLASTLSIASGYIINNFYDAQKDLINRPNKSMLDRLVSQQTKLKVYFALNLLATLIAFLVSWRAAFFFAGYIFLIWFYSHKLKKYAIIGNLTAALLAVLPFFGILMYFKNFYQVIFAHATFLYLLILTREIIKDLENIKGDLVANYKTIPVLYGEKTAKGLIMLLTFLTIIPVFFLIEIYDVGYMDIYFYGGMIVIVFFLIKLWNAHTQKDYLLLHNVLKFLIVAGVFSIVLIDPVVLVHGRKLLSAI; via the coding sequence ATGGCATCAAGGAAAACAAGATTAACACTGATGAAGATTCTCAGCTTGTTTTCCGTGGTGCGGGGCTATAACATTCCTGTTATCGCTTTAGCCCAATACCTTTCCGCTGTATTTATATTGGCTCCCGAACAGCGTGCCCTTGATGTTATACTGGATTTAGACCTTTTCCTTATAGTGCTGGCATCAACGCTCTCAATAGCATCGGGATATATTATCAATAATTTTTACGATGCCCAAAAGGATCTTATAAACCGCCCCAACAAATCAATGCTGGACAGGCTTGTAAGTCAGCAAACAAAACTAAAGGTTTATTTTGCCCTTAATTTACTGGCTACCCTTATTGCTTTTTTAGTTTCATGGAGGGCAGCTTTCTTCTTTGCAGGGTATATATTCCTTATATGGTTCTATTCGCATAAGCTTAAAAAGTATGCTATAATAGGTAACCTAACGGCAGCATTGCTGGCAGTATTGCCTTTCTTTGGTATACTTATGTACTTTAAGAATTTTTATCAGGTGATTTTTGCGCATGCTACATTCCTGTATCTGTTAATACTTACACGAGAGATTATAAAAGACCTTGAAAACATAAAAGGAGATTTGGTAGCCAATTACAAAACGATACCTGTTTTGTATGGTGAGAAAACAGCGAAGGGCCTGATCATGCTACTTACTTTCCTAACCATTATTCCCGTATTCTTTTTAATAGAAATATATGATGTGGGCTACATGGATATTTACTTTTATGGAGGGATGATAGTAATAGTATTCTTTCTTATTAAACTATGGAATGCCCATACTCAAAAAGATTATTTACTGCTGCATAATGTACTTAAGTTTCTTATTGTGGCAGGGGTATTTAGTATAGTACTTATAGATCCTGTTGTTTTAGTTCATGGCAGGAAGCTTTTATCGGCTATTTAA